The Dokdonella koreensis DS-123 genome has a segment encoding these proteins:
- a CDS encoding lipo-like protein has translation MGERLIEPLGRRIARFLTQRSPGYRPTTPSDAQALRHALHPTDILLVEGDTRVSAIIKYLTQSTWSHAALHVGPIAGRNEPDGEPHVLVEALLDQGVVSAPLSKYRDFHTRICRPVGLTPEDRDTVRRFAIDRIGLEYDMKNLLDLMRYLVPIPVPVRWRRRMIALGSGDPTRAICSTLIAQAFESVRYPILPKIEQVAPQGEQRARGRHAQREVLHIRHHSLYAPRDFDLSPYFAIVKPTIQHGFEYKKLLWGDPEPAAGPALSAAGARQA, from the coding sequence ATGGGAGAACGACTCATCGAACCCCTGGGCAGGCGTATCGCCCGGTTCCTCACGCAGCGGTCGCCCGGCTACCGGCCGACGACCCCGAGCGACGCGCAGGCGCTGCGGCACGCCCTGCACCCGACCGATATCCTGCTGGTCGAGGGCGACACGCGCGTTTCGGCGATCATCAAGTACCTCACCCAGTCCACCTGGTCGCACGCCGCCCTCCACGTCGGCCCGATCGCCGGCCGCAACGAGCCGGACGGCGAGCCGCACGTGCTGGTGGAGGCCCTGCTGGACCAAGGCGTCGTCTCCGCGCCGCTGTCCAAGTACCGCGATTTCCATACCCGGATCTGCCGGCCGGTCGGCCTCACGCCGGAAGACCGGGACACGGTGCGCCGGTTCGCGATCGACCGCATCGGCCTGGAGTACGACATGAAGAACCTCCTGGACCTGATGCGCTACCTGGTACCGATACCGGTTCCGGTGCGCTGGCGGCGGCGCATGATCGCCCTGGGGTCGGGCGACCCGACGCGCGCCATCTGCTCGACGCTGATCGCGCAGGCGTTCGAGTCGGTTCGCTACCCGATCCTGCCGAAGATCGAGCAGGTGGCGCCGCAGGGCGAGCAGCGCGCCCGCGGCCGGCACGCGCAGCGCGAAGTGCTGCACATCCGTCACCACTCGCTCTACGCGCCACGCGACTTCGACCTGTCGCCGTATTTCGCAATCGTCAAGCCGACGATCCAGCACGGCTTCGAGTACAAGAAGCTGCTGTGGGGCGACCCGGAGCCGGCTGCCGGCCCGGCGCTGTCTGCCGCCGGCGCACGGCAGGCTTGA
- a CDS encoding response regulator transcription factor produces MKRGLLVDDDALYLRALQRSLERRGLEVAVATTGVAALACARRLQPDFALVDLKLDGETGLDLIAPLRALRSDMRVILVTGYASVATAVEAIKRGADNYLPKPATVPMILRVLRGEPLPAPEVGVQMTPLNRLEWEHIQQALASTAGNISAAARMLGMHRRSLQRKLAKRPARERTPADELD; encoded by the coding sequence ATGAAGCGAGGCCTGCTGGTCGACGACGATGCACTGTACCTGCGCGCGCTGCAGCGCTCGCTCGAGCGCCGCGGCCTGGAGGTCGCCGTCGCCACCACCGGCGTGGCGGCGCTGGCCTGCGCGCGGCGGCTGCAGCCCGATTTCGCCCTGGTCGACCTCAAGCTGGACGGCGAGACCGGGCTGGACCTGATCGCCCCGTTGCGCGCGCTGCGCAGCGACATGCGCGTGATCCTGGTGACCGGCTACGCCAGCGTGGCGACGGCGGTCGAGGCGATCAAGCGCGGGGCCGACAACTACCTGCCGAAGCCGGCCACGGTGCCGATGATCCTGCGCGTACTGCGCGGCGAGCCGCTGCCGGCGCCGGAGGTCGGCGTGCAGATGACGCCGCTCAATCGCCTGGAGTGGGAGCACATCCAGCAGGCGCTGGCGAGCACCGCCGGCAACATCTCGGCCGCGGCACGCATGCTCGGCATGCACCGGCGCTCGCTGCAGCGCAAGCTCGCCAAGCGGCCGGCGCGGGAACGCACGCCGGCCGACGAACTGGACTAG
- a CDS encoding NAD(P)-dependent oxidoreductase, giving the protein MKIALVAATGKIGRQIARTALDRGHAVTAVARRDGALPEELAGARAVVAALDDPPALAAAVRGHDVLASAFGPDGPDVAALARTAAALVDAARAAGIRRLIVVGGAGSLEVAPGVQLVDTPGFPDAYRPAALAHREALAVYRAAPDLDWTFYAPAAEIGPGPRLGHYRSQARTLRVDETGHSRIAYPDYADAFVDEIEHPRYLREIATAAY; this is encoded by the coding sequence ATGAAGATCGCCCTCGTCGCCGCCACCGGAAAGATCGGGCGCCAGATCGCCCGGACCGCACTTGATCGCGGCCATGCCGTCACGGCCGTGGCCCGCCGCGACGGCGCCCTGCCGGAGGAACTGGCCGGCGCCCGTGCCGTCGTCGCCGCCCTGGACGATCCACCGGCCCTGGCAGCGGCCGTCCGCGGCCACGACGTCCTGGCCAGCGCATTCGGCCCGGACGGCCCGGACGTCGCCGCGCTGGCGCGAACGGCCGCCGCACTGGTCGACGCCGCGCGCGCGGCCGGCATCCGGCGCCTGATCGTGGTCGGCGGCGCCGGCAGTCTCGAGGTCGCGCCGGGCGTCCAACTGGTCGATACGCCTGGATTCCCGGACGCCTACCGCCCCGCGGCGCTCGCCCACCGCGAGGCGCTGGCGGTCTACCGCGCGGCGCCGGACCTGGACTGGACGTTCTACGCACCGGCCGCGGAGATCGGGCCCGGGCCGCGGCTGGGACACTACCGCAGCCAGGCACGCACGCTGCGGGTGGACGAGACCGGCCACAGCCGGATCGCGTATCCGGACTACGCCGATGCCTTCGTCGACGAGATCGAGCACCCGCGCTACCTGCGCGAGATCGCCACCGCCGCCTACTGA
- a CDS encoding NAD(P)/FAD-dependent oxidoreductase, producing the protein MDLKSGYPFWAIRNGLMHAFPALERDLRCDVAIVGGGISGALIADALAGAGHDVAVIEQRDIGWGSTAASTALLQYEIDTHLVDLAQRYGEAAAVLAYRSCAEAIGQLQAKAGEVRDVGFARNRSLYYASRRRHRSALLEEAALRARHGFAVEWLEPAALRERYGFSAPGAILSALAARVDPYRMTYRLLTRLARRGTAVFDRTAVAAIDTTSRGVALRTRQGATIRARHAVLAAGYACQQWIDQRVARNRSSYAFVTDPLAAAALGPLADTLVWESARPYLYLRATADGRLLVGGDDDAVDIPARRDTRVERKATRLSRKVRKLFPHLAAEPTFSWAGTFAETRDGLPFFGPHRQLGPRVLFAMAYGGNGITYSMLGAELIRARIERRPHPLAALFAFDRLERA; encoded by the coding sequence ATGGACCTCAAGAGCGGCTATCCCTTCTGGGCGATCAGGAACGGACTGATGCACGCGTTTCCCGCACTCGAGCGGGACCTGCGCTGCGACGTCGCCATCGTCGGCGGCGGCATCAGCGGCGCGCTGATCGCCGATGCCCTGGCCGGCGCCGGCCACGACGTCGCCGTGATCGAGCAGCGCGACATCGGCTGGGGCAGCACTGCCGCCAGCACGGCGCTGCTGCAGTACGAGATCGATACCCACCTGGTGGACCTGGCCCAGCGCTACGGCGAGGCCGCCGCAGTGCTGGCCTACCGCAGCTGCGCGGAGGCGATCGGCCAGCTGCAGGCCAAGGCGGGCGAGGTGCGCGACGTCGGCTTCGCACGCAACCGGAGCCTCTACTACGCCAGCAGGCGGCGCCATCGGTCGGCCCTGCTGGAGGAGGCGGCGCTGCGCGCGCGGCACGGCTTCGCCGTCGAATGGCTGGAGCCCGCCGCCCTGCGCGAACGCTACGGCTTCTCGGCACCGGGCGCGATCCTGAGCGCGCTCGCCGCGCGCGTCGACCCGTACCGCATGACCTACCGCCTGCTGACGCGCCTGGCCCGGCGCGGTACCGCGGTGTTCGATCGCACCGCGGTCGCGGCGATCGACACCACCAGCCGCGGCGTGGCGCTGCGCACCCGGCAGGGCGCGACCATCCGCGCGCGCCATGCGGTGCTGGCGGCCGGCTACGCCTGCCAGCAGTGGATCGACCAGCGCGTCGCCCGCAACCGCAGCAGCTATGCCTTCGTCACCGACCCGCTCGCCGCGGCGGCGCTCGGGCCGCTGGCCGACACGCTGGTCTGGGAATCGGCCCGCCCATATCTCTACCTGCGGGCCACGGCCGATGGCCGCCTGCTCGTCGGCGGCGACGACGATGCCGTGGACATCCCGGCCCGGCGCGACACCCGGGTCGAGCGCAAGGCCACGCGGCTCTCGCGGAAGGTACGCAAGCTGTTCCCCCACCTGGCGGCGGAGCCGACGTTCTCGTGGGCCGGCACGTTCGCCGAGACCCGCGACGGCCTGCCGTTCTTCGGGCCGCACCGGCAGTTGGGACCGCGGGTGCTGTTCGCGATGGCCTACGGCGGCAACGGGATCACCTACTCGATGCTCGGCGCCGAGCTGATCCGCGCACGGATCGAGCGGCGGCCGCATCCGCTTGCCGCGCTGTTCGCGTTCGACCGGCTCGAACGCGCCTGA
- a CDS encoding ATP-binding protein produces MRTPPASFLGTLCTLRWLAIAGQAAAVLIATGPLGLALPPMPLWLAIAALAAFNVYASWRVRRGDAGPAETFAHIAVDVAALAWLVGWSGGVTNPFTSLFLLPIAFAALALPLPWIHATAAICGIGYAAAAWFGQPLPHLHGLAIDGFDLHLVGMAVNFLISAGVVLYFFSRLAIALRRREHELSLLRERFARNEGIVALATHAASVAHELNTPLATLTLMLDDLLERPAPADMHEDHATMRELVDVCRDRVRELATPAEATTAGAPPLEVDLEQVIARWQLVRPTIELRRSGAIGRHAAVDPAVGHLLQALLNNAADAGTQAGTPRVDLHLDADETGLRGQIRDYGAGFDAARPFLPGTLFGSSKPDGLGVGLALSHATVERLGGELSMQASDGRGVCVRFHLPAGRKERTR; encoded by the coding sequence ATGCGGACGCCCCCGGCCTCGTTTCTCGGCACCCTGTGCACGCTGCGCTGGCTGGCGATCGCCGGCCAGGCGGCGGCCGTGCTGATCGCAACCGGCCCGCTGGGCCTGGCACTGCCGCCGATGCCGCTGTGGCTGGCGATCGCCGCGCTGGCCGCCTTCAACGTCTACGCGAGCTGGCGCGTGCGCCGGGGCGACGCCGGCCCGGCCGAGACCTTCGCGCACATCGCCGTCGACGTGGCGGCGCTGGCCTGGCTGGTCGGCTGGAGCGGGGGCGTCACCAATCCGTTCACGTCGCTGTTCCTGCTGCCGATCGCGTTCGCCGCGCTGGCGCTGCCGCTGCCGTGGATCCACGCCACCGCGGCGATCTGCGGCATCGGCTATGCGGCCGCGGCCTGGTTCGGGCAGCCGCTGCCGCACCTGCACGGACTGGCGATCGACGGCTTCGACCTGCACCTGGTCGGCATGGCGGTGAACTTCCTGATCTCCGCCGGCGTCGTGCTCTACTTCTTCTCGCGCCTGGCGATCGCGCTGCGCCGGCGCGAGCACGAGCTGTCGCTGCTGCGCGAGCGCTTCGCGCGCAACGAGGGCATCGTCGCGCTGGCCACGCATGCCGCCTCGGTCGCGCACGAGCTCAACACGCCGCTGGCCACGCTGACGCTGATGCTCGACGACCTGCTCGAGCGGCCGGCACCGGCGGACATGCACGAGGACCACGCGACGATGCGCGAGCTGGTGGACGTGTGCCGCGACCGTGTCCGCGAGCTGGCCACGCCGGCGGAAGCGACCACCGCCGGCGCACCGCCACTCGAGGTCGACCTGGAACAGGTGATCGCGCGCTGGCAGCTGGTGCGGCCAACGATCGAGCTGCGGCGCAGCGGCGCGATCGGCCGCCACGCGGCCGTCGATCCCGCCGTGGGCCACCTGCTGCAGGCCCTGCTCAACAACGCCGCCGATGCCGGCACGCAGGCCGGCACGCCACGGGTGGACCTGCACCTGGACGCCGACGAGACCGGACTGCGCGGCCAGATCCGCGACTACGGCGCCGGCTTCGACGCTGCCCGGCCATTCCTGCCCGGGACGCTGTTCGGCAGCAGCAAGCCCGACGGCCTCGGCGTCGGCCTGGCGCTTTCGCACGCCACCGTCGAACGGCTGGGCGGCGAGCTGTCGATGCAGGCCAGCGACGGCCGCGGCGTCTGCGTGCGCTTCCACCTGCCGGCCGGACGCAAGGAACGGACCCGATGA
- a CDS encoding CinA family protein gives MSAPHVHDDADLALLGQSVAELLVARGMSMVTAESCTGGWIAKVLTDIAGSSTWFECGVVAYSYEAKEALLGVQPQTLERTGAVSQETVVEMVSGALARYGASVAVAVTGIAGPGGATPGKPVGTVWIGWKRRGGYAKAELFHFPGDREAVRRSTVAAALDGLRRILTS, from the coding sequence ATGTCCGCCCCCCACGTTCACGACGACGCCGATCTGGCGCTGCTCGGCCAGTCGGTCGCCGAGCTCCTGGTCGCGCGCGGGATGAGCATGGTCACCGCCGAATCGTGCACCGGCGGCTGGATCGCCAAGGTGCTGACCGACATCGCCGGCAGCTCGACCTGGTTCGAGTGCGGCGTCGTCGCCTACAGCTACGAGGCCAAGGAAGCCCTGCTCGGCGTTCAGCCGCAGACCCTGGAACGCACCGGCGCCGTCAGTCAGGAAACCGTCGTGGAGATGGTCTCCGGCGCGCTGGCGCGCTACGGCGCCAGCGTCGCGGTGGCGGTCACCGGCATTGCCGGCCCTGGCGGCGCCACGCCCGGCAAGCCGGTCGGCACGGTCTGGATCGGCTGGAAACGGCGCGGCGGTTACGCGAAAGCTGAACTGTTCCATTTTCCCGGCGACCGCGAGGCGGTACGGCGCAGCACCGTTGCCGCCGCGCTCGACGGCCTGCGCCGGATTCTTACGAGCTGA